A window of Pectobacterium carotovorum genomic DNA:
TTATAGAAAAGGTTGAATTAGGGTATCTAGTATTCTGGCGGTTTTCTATCTGCTCAAAAAGCGATGATAATGTTGATTTTCCGCTTCCATTCCAGCCGTATATTAAATTAAGCCTTCCAAAATCTTTTGCATCAGTCTTGATGTAATTTCTGAAAATTCCGTAGTCTCTAAGTAAGTCAATGCTTTGCACTATAGTAGTAACCCTGCGTGATTATATCTATGCCATTTTTTTCTCATACAGACTTTACGAATAAAAATACTCTATTATTTGTATGTGTTGCGATAGTTTTATGGTTCAACAATTTGATATATGCCAAAAAAACGTTATATCTTCGCAGTATCAAGGTCATTGTCCGTAAGTTTAGTAATAGCGATCTAACTTCCGCTACGGGTAACATCCTGCGAATGAAGCGCAACAAGAAAACGCGAAAAGAACCGCAACAGCCTGACTCTCTTTCTTGATCTAACGCGCTCAGAACGATTCTGGCGCATTTTTTTATTAAGGGTTGTAGATTTCATAGTGCGAAATTTGGAGATGCTCAAAACGCGTTTAGTGAAACTTGATGACCTACAATTGCACCCGCAGCCCTTCCACGCTTTCTGATGGTAGATTCATCACTGTTTTAATGCTGGTTCCAATGCTGCGAATAATGTCTTCGCGTGGGCCGCTGCGCCAGTCATCGCTTGCATAAAAATCATTGAGAACCGCAGCCATTTTTTCAGCGCTGTCAAAGGCGCGAATCAGGTAGTAGCAATCCGGGTCATGAAGCGAGTTGCCAAACGAAACAACGTCGATCCCGTGGCGTCGGTGTAGGGGAACGCTGATTTCCTGCATGATTGCGTGAAAAGCAGTTCCGGTGCCTTTACGTAAGGTGTATTGCAGTATTTCGACGGTTATCAAAAAGTTGTCTCCGTTAGTAGCTACTGGGCGGTTCCTTGTTGATAGAGATTAAAGTAAACCTGGCTGGCCTATGAAGCTACTACTAACCAGACAGCTATTCGTAAGCCGAAGCAGCAAAACCCCTCAGACGCGCAGGGAAGCTGTGTGGCGCGTTTTTTCTCAGGGGTAGTGAAATCATGGTGCAGAATTAGCGGAGCTGTCATAGAGTTGCTGGCGAAGCCAGTGGAAACAAGCGCGTAACCTTGCCACTGATGGAATATGCGGCAACGTGCTGAAAAATATCAACTAGCGGAGTATGGACATCTATGGCGACCTATCGACAAATTGCTGATGATGTTAAATCTCGAACAGGGAGATCAGTCAAAACATGCTGGATAGCGCATGTTAAGTCATTGCATGGACTAACCCGCCGCGTATCTCCGAACCGGATCAGCACCGAAAGCCGGGTTTACCCTTGTCCTAATAAGTGGGTAGCGGAGATTGAGCTATCACTGAGAAATCTGGGTGAGCTTTAACTTTTGTATCGAAAGCGCTTGTAAAGCCCCTTGCCGCGTTTTTATCCTGGGCAGTAGGTTTTTTATGGGGTGGTATTTGCGGCGCTCTCTCAGCACTTTTGGCATTAAGCATAATCGCCCACAATTCTTTGTATAAGGTTTTGTTTTTCAAACTCCGAAGTTTTTAACTGCTTCGCCAAGAAGGGGGATGTTAAAACCTAAGACTCTTCACTTTTCAGCGGTCATATCCCTGACAGCTTGTTGGTGAAGTTCGCGGCTCCGCTTCTCACTTCCGGTTTTCCCTGTTACCTGTTGTTGTGTGTAAACGTAGTTGGTTAGCGGCTGAATGTATTTAAGTTATTAGGTAGCAGCCCGTCCCCCCTGTAGATACGCGGATCAATGCTTCAAAATCCGCACACTTTTTTGGAATGGATATTCACGGGTGTAGGTGCCGCAATGCTGCTCTAACCCGGTTACTCAGTTCTTTGTCTGCTGTCAGGTGACTGCTCTCTGTCCGAGTTCGGCCTTTCTTGTCGCGTTGTCCTACAGTGCTGAACGAGTGAATGCCGCGTTCCGTCGTTGCATCTCTGTATGTGCGTATCCAGTTGATTGAAATGAGTCGGAACATATCCCCTTTTGCCATCTGTGCCGCAGCTATCGGACTGCGGAACGTGAAAAGACTGGAGAGCGTTTCAAACGGGAAGTGTTGCAGCCCGGAGAGAAGACCGAAGCCGTGTTGCTGTAGCGCGTCACCCTGTAATGTCGCCTCTATACGAGCACGTTGCAGACGAAGCGGCAGCGGCTGCTTCTTGTCGGTGCACTTGTGATAGCACTGCCATGAAATGGCGTCATCTTCGTTGCCAATCCGTAGGTTATAAGCCGGGTTTATACGATTGCCGGGCTTATCAAGAAATTGGTTACTGTTGTTTTCGCCGTTGTATTGGCGATGATTGGTGCCCGGAGCGAACAGGCTTGTTTGCATCCGATATGTGAGGGCGCGAGTTGCTTCAACTGACTGTTGT
This region includes:
- a CDS encoding NIPSNAP family protein — encoded protein: MITVEILQYTLRKGTGTAFHAIMQEISVPLHRRHGIDVVSFGNSLHDPDCYYLIRAFDSAEKMAAVLNDFYASDDWRSGPREDIIRSIGTSIKTVMNLPSESVEGLRVQL